From Streptomyces griseorubiginosus, one genomic window encodes:
- a CDS encoding alpha/beta hydrolase, whose amino-acid sequence MGVSPEAHRFAEFLASVSAKSSTPGLDLAVVRDIVDSNHKASTEPEGVTYAEVDADGVPALWAVPEGADPDRALLHFHFGGSVAASMHSDRKAAGHIAKAAGARSLVVDFRLAPEHPYPAQLDDAETAYRWLLAQGYEPRNIGSTGHSIGGTLAVMLPLRLLAKGEATPGAIVSVSPWTDLTLRNPAVDANEANDKMLSRGILELFRGAWLQDPAVDFTDPRISLVHADLTGLPPTLVFYGEYETLADDGAQLGRRLADFKVTTETHAMPEGQHSFILGAGRVPEVNQAIGQMGQWLREHLGA is encoded by the coding sequence ATGGGAGTAAGCCCCGAGGCACACCGGTTCGCGGAGTTCCTCGCGAGCGTGAGCGCGAAGTCGTCGACCCCTGGCCTCGACCTGGCCGTCGTCCGTGACATCGTCGACTCGAACCACAAGGCGTCGACCGAGCCGGAAGGCGTCACCTACGCCGAGGTCGACGCGGACGGCGTCCCCGCGCTGTGGGCCGTCCCCGAGGGGGCCGATCCCGACCGCGCGCTGCTGCACTTCCACTTCGGTGGTTCCGTCGCGGCCTCCATGCACTCCGACCGCAAGGCCGCGGGCCACATCGCGAAGGCGGCCGGCGCCCGCTCGCTGGTCGTGGACTTCCGCCTGGCGCCCGAGCACCCCTACCCGGCACAGCTCGACGACGCCGAGACCGCCTACCGCTGGCTGCTCGCGCAGGGCTACGAGCCGCGGAACATCGGCAGTACGGGCCACTCGATCGGCGGCACCCTCGCGGTGATGCTGCCGCTGCGCCTGCTCGCCAAGGGCGAGGCCACGCCCGGCGCGATCGTCAGCGTCTCCCCCTGGACCGACCTCACGCTGCGGAACCCGGCGGTGGACGCCAACGAGGCGAACGACAAGATGCTCAGCCGGGGCATCCTGGAGCTCTTCCGTGGCGCCTGGCTGCAGGATCCCGCGGTGGACTTCACCGACCCGCGGATCAGTCTCGTGCACGCCGACCTGACGGGCCTGCCGCCCACGCTCGTCTTCTACGGCGAGTACGAGACCCTCGCCGACGACGGCGCCCAGCTCGGCCGCCGCCTCGCGGACTTCAAGGTCACCACCGAGACCCACGCGATGCCCGAAGGGCAGCACTCGTTCATCCTGGGCGCCGGACGCGTACCCGAGGTGAACCAGGCCATCGGGCAGATGGGCCAGTGGCTCCGCGAGCACCTCGGCGCGTGA
- a CDS encoding GbsR/MarR family transcriptional regulator gives MQNDAQLLFADHVGRFYARQYGFPPMAGRLLGHLLVCDPPQQTIDELADALLASRSAITGAVKLLESYGLARRTRAAGERMDRVSLNPDSRQPQNFDAALHEEHAALFREGLALLTDAPPERRAPLEEMIALAEFLAERLPRLVDEWQAHRDELRASGRLPGAGADSREQPHRVPGRPTRDHRHQEEVADDV, from the coding sequence GTGCAGAATGACGCGCAACTGCTCTTCGCCGACCATGTAGGCCGCTTCTACGCCCGGCAGTACGGGTTCCCGCCCATGGCCGGACGCCTGCTCGGGCATCTCCTCGTCTGCGATCCGCCGCAGCAGACGATCGATGAACTCGCCGACGCCCTGCTGGCGAGCCGCAGCGCCATCACCGGTGCGGTCAAGCTGCTGGAGAGTTACGGGTTGGCCCGGCGAACCCGCGCGGCCGGCGAGCGCATGGACCGGGTGAGTCTGAACCCGGACAGTCGTCAACCGCAGAACTTCGACGCGGCCCTCCACGAGGAACACGCGGCGCTGTTCCGTGAGGGTTTGGCTCTCCTCACCGACGCTCCCCCGGAACGCCGGGCCCCGCTCGAAGAGATGATCGCGCTGGCCGAGTTCCTGGCGGAGCGGCTGCCCAGGCTGGTGGACGAGTGGCAGGCGCACCGCGACGAACTGCGTGCCTCGGGAAGGCTGCCCGGAGCCGGCGCCGACTCCCGCGAACAGCCGCATCGGGTGCCGGGCCGACCGACCCGTGACCACCGACACCAGGAAGAGGTTGCCGACGATGTCTGA
- a CDS encoding PaaI family thioesterase, translating into MGRTRTYQWDDPAVLAEAAGRMAGLDFLRELQAGRLSAPPINSSIDFTLDEVEPGRAVFSLTPGEEHYNPIGSVHGGIFATLLDSAAGCAVQSTLPQGMAYTSLDLTVKFLRRITVDTGTVRAIGTLVSKGRQTALAQAQLVDSTDRLLAHATSSCMLFPVPSPQA; encoded by the coding sequence GTGGGACGAACACGTACGTATCAATGGGACGACCCCGCGGTCCTGGCGGAAGCCGCCGGGCGCATGGCCGGCCTCGACTTTCTGCGCGAGTTGCAGGCGGGGCGGCTGTCGGCGCCGCCCATCAACTCCTCCATCGACTTCACGCTGGACGAGGTGGAGCCCGGCAGGGCGGTGTTCTCGCTGACGCCGGGGGAGGAGCACTACAACCCGATCGGCAGCGTGCACGGCGGCATCTTCGCCACCCTGCTCGATTCGGCCGCGGGCTGCGCCGTGCAGTCCACCCTGCCGCAGGGCATGGCGTACACCTCGCTGGACCTGACGGTGAAGTTCCTCCGGCGCATCACCGTGGACACGGGCACGGTCCGGGCGATCGGCACCCTCGTCAGCAAGGGGCGTCAAACCGCCCTCGCCCAGGCGCAGTTGGTCGACAGCACGGACCGGCTTCTCGCCCACGCCACCAGCAGCTGCATGCTCTTCCCGGTGCCGTCGCCGCAAGCGTGA
- the kdpF gene encoding K(+)-transporting ATPase subunit F, with amino-acid sequence MTAENIVGLVVAVALLGYLVLALIFPERF; translated from the coding sequence GTGACCGCCGAGAACATCGTCGGCCTCGTCGTGGCCGTCGCCCTGCTGGGCTATCTCGTCCTCGCCCTGATCTTCCCGGAGAGGTTCTGA
- a CDS encoding potassium-transporting ATPase subunit C, with the protein MNNSVSNTGRLLWAGLRALLVLTLVTGVIYPLAVTGIAQALFHDKANGSEIKADGKVVGSSLIGQQGYSLDYFQPRPANGLGQNSVNTQYKLILSGATNRSADNPELVTWVKEAKAKVVKDNSTADYTVRPSQVPADAVTSSGSGLDPDISPAYADLQVHRVAEKNGLTVAEVQKLVDEHTTGRTLGFIGEPRVNVLELNIALKALAAKS; encoded by the coding sequence ATGAACAACTCCGTATCGAACACAGGCCGGTTGCTGTGGGCGGGGCTGCGGGCCCTGCTGGTGCTGACCCTGGTCACCGGGGTCATCTACCCGCTGGCCGTCACCGGCATCGCCCAGGCCCTCTTCCACGACAAGGCGAACGGCTCGGAGATCAAGGCGGACGGGAAGGTCGTCGGGTCCTCGCTCATCGGCCAACAGGGATACAGCCTCGACTACTTCCAGCCCCGGCCCGCCAACGGGCTCGGCCAGAACTCCGTCAACACCCAGTACAAACTGATCCTTTCCGGCGCCACCAACCGCTCCGCCGACAACCCCGAACTCGTCACCTGGGTCAAGGAGGCCAAGGCCAAGGTCGTCAAGGACAACTCCACCGCCGACTACACGGTGAGGCCCTCCCAGGTCCCCGCCGACGCGGTCACCTCCTCCGGCTCCGGGCTCGACCCGGACATCTCCCCGGCGTACGCGGACCTCCAGGTCCACCGGGTCGCCGAGAAGAACGGCCTGACCGTCGCCGAGGTGCAGAAGCTGGTCGACGAGCACACCACGGGCCGCACCCTCGGCTTCATCGGCGAGCCCCGGGTGAACGTCCTCGAACTCAACATCGCGCTCAAGGCACTCGCAGCCAAGAGCTGA
- the kdpB gene encoding potassium-transporting ATPase subunit KdpB, whose product MTTRTESDEMSTATPTRAPHSDVPTGHQSAEGRVGAGLFDPRQLLKSLPDAFRKLDPRVMVKSPVMFVVWIGSLLTTVFSFKDPGDWFGWTISAWLWLTVVFANLAEAVAEGRGKAQADTLRKAKTDTVARLVDGTEVPGTALKIGDLVVCEAGDVIPGDGDVVEGVASVDESAITGESAPVIRESGGDRSAVTGGTKVLSDRIVIKITTRPGETFIDRMINLVEGAARQKTPNEIALNILLASLTIVFLLAVATLPPFADYAGTHLTMVVLVALLVCLIPTTIGALLSAIGIAGMDRLVQRNVLAMSGRAVEAAGDVSTLLLDKTGTITLGNRQAAEFVPVAGTTEAEVADAAQLSSLADETPEGRSVVVLAKERYGLRERELVGAEWIAFTAQTRMSGVDVEGRRIRKGAAGSVIRWVEERDGEVAPDARELTDRISQAGGTPLLVAVEDTAGARVLGVIHLKDVVKEGMRERFEELRRMGIKTVMITGDNPLTAKAIAEEAGVDDFLAEATPEDKMALIKREQAGGKLVAMTGDGTNDAPALAQADVGVAMNTGTSAAKEAGNMVDLDSNPTKLIEIVEIGKQLLITRGALTTFSIANDVAKYFAIIPALFAAVYPGLDKLNIMGLSSPDSAILSAVVFNALIIIALVPLSLRGVRYRPVSADRMLRRNLTIYGIGGLIAPFVGIKLIDLLISLIPGL is encoded by the coding sequence ATGACCACCCGTACCGAAAGCGACGAGATGTCCACAGCCACTCCCACCCGGGCGCCGCACAGCGACGTACCGACCGGGCACCAGTCCGCCGAGGGCCGTGTCGGCGCGGGCCTCTTCGACCCCAGGCAGCTGCTGAAGTCGCTGCCGGACGCCTTCCGCAAGCTCGACCCGCGGGTGATGGTCAAGTCGCCCGTGATGTTCGTGGTGTGGATCGGCTCGCTGCTGACCACGGTCTTCTCCTTCAAGGACCCCGGCGACTGGTTCGGCTGGACCATCAGCGCCTGGCTGTGGCTGACGGTCGTCTTCGCCAACCTCGCGGAGGCGGTCGCCGAGGGGCGCGGCAAGGCGCAGGCCGACACGCTGCGCAAGGCCAAGACCGACACGGTGGCACGGCTGGTGGACGGCACCGAGGTCCCCGGCACCGCGCTGAAGATCGGCGACCTGGTCGTCTGCGAGGCCGGTGACGTCATACCCGGTGACGGCGACGTCGTCGAGGGTGTCGCCTCCGTCGACGAGTCGGCGATCACCGGAGAGTCGGCGCCCGTCATCCGGGAGTCCGGCGGCGACCGGAGCGCGGTCACCGGAGGGACGAAGGTCCTCTCCGACCGGATCGTCATCAAGATCACGACGAGGCCGGGTGAGACCTTCATCGACCGGATGATCAACCTCGTCGAGGGCGCGGCCCGGCAGAAGACACCGAACGAGATCGCGCTGAACATCCTGCTCGCCTCGCTGACGATCGTCTTCCTGCTCGCGGTGGCGACCCTGCCGCCCTTCGCGGACTACGCGGGCACCCACCTGACGATGGTCGTGCTGGTCGCCCTCCTGGTGTGCCTGATTCCGACGACCATCGGGGCGCTGTTGTCGGCCATCGGGATCGCGGGCATGGACCGGCTGGTCCAGCGCAACGTCCTGGCCATGTCCGGCAGGGCGGTCGAAGCGGCCGGCGACGTGTCGACGCTGCTGCTCGACAAGACCGGCACCATCACGCTGGGCAACCGCCAGGCCGCCGAGTTCGTGCCGGTGGCCGGGACGACCGAGGCGGAGGTGGCCGACGCCGCCCAGCTCTCCTCGCTGGCCGACGAGACCCCCGAGGGCCGCTCCGTCGTCGTACTGGCGAAGGAGCGGTACGGTCTGCGCGAGCGTGAGCTCGTCGGCGCCGAGTGGATCGCCTTCACCGCCCAGACGCGGATGTCCGGCGTGGACGTCGAGGGGCGCAGGATCCGCAAGGGCGCGGCCGGTTCGGTCATCAGGTGGGTGGAAGAGCGGGACGGTGAAGTCGCGCCGGACGCACGGGAGTTGACCGACCGGATCTCTCAGGCCGGTGGCACGCCGTTGCTCGTCGCGGTCGAGGACACCGCAGGCGCCCGCGTCCTGGGAGTCATCCACCTGAAGGACGTCGTCAAGGAGGGCATGCGGGAGCGGTTCGAGGAGCTGCGCCGTATGGGCATCAAGACCGTCATGATCACGGGTGACAACCCGCTGACCGCAAAGGCGATCGCCGAGGAGGCCGGTGTCGACGACTTCCTCGCGGAGGCCACGCCCGAGGACAAGATGGCCCTCATCAAGCGGGAGCAGGCGGGCGGCAAGCTCGTCGCGATGACCGGCGACGGCACCAACGACGCGCCCGCGCTGGCCCAGGCGGACGTCGGCGTGGCGATGAACACCGGGACGTCGGCCGCCAAGGAGGCCGGCAACATGGTCGACCTCGACTCGAACCCGACCAAGCTCATCGAGATCGTCGAGATCGGGAAGCAACTGCTCATCACCCGGGGCGCGTTGACGACGTTCTCCATCGCCAACGACGTCGCGAAGTACTTCGCGATCATCCCGGCGCTGTTCGCCGCGGTCTACCCGGGCCTGGACAAGCTCAACATCATGGGCCTGTCCTCGCCGGACTCCGCGATCCTGTCCGCGGTCGTCTTCAACGCGCTCATCATCATCGCGCTCGTGCCGCTCTCGCTGAGGGGCGTGCGGTACCGGCCGGTCAGCGCCGACAGGATGCTGCGCCGGAACCTCACGATCTACGGCATCGGCGGCCTGATCGCCCCCTTCGTCGGCATCAAGCTCATCGACCTGCTCATCTCCCTCATCCCCGGGCTGTAA
- a CDS encoding helix-turn-helix domain-containing protein: MEWLEASTENCPVQRTLDVVGEKWTLLILRDAVNGVRRFDDFHRHIGLSEAVLSDRLRKLVASGILKAVPYREAGSRSRNEYRLTRKGWDLWPVLMALTQWGETYALGPEGPVLDVRHTDCEAPLRVVVECSAHHGALTPGDVTARPGPGARLRS; the protein is encoded by the coding sequence ATGGAGTGGCTTGAGGCGAGCACGGAGAACTGCCCCGTCCAGCGCACGCTCGACGTGGTCGGAGAGAAATGGACGCTGCTGATCCTGCGTGACGCCGTCAACGGGGTCCGCCGCTTCGACGACTTCCACCGCCACATCGGCCTCTCGGAAGCCGTCCTCAGCGACCGCCTCCGCAAGCTGGTCGCGTCCGGCATCCTGAAGGCCGTCCCCTACCGGGAAGCGGGCAGCCGCTCCCGCAACGAGTACCGGCTGACCCGCAAGGGCTGGGACCTGTGGCCGGTCCTGATGGCACTGACCCAGTGGGGCGAGACGTACGCCCTCGGCCCCGAGGGCCCCGTACTGGACGTGCGCCACACCGACTGCGAGGCTCCGCTCCGCGTCGTCGTCGAGTGCTCCGCGCACCACGGCGCTCTCACCCCCGGGGACGTCACCGCCCGACCGGGACCCGGCGCGCGCCTCCGGTCATGA
- a CDS encoding TetR/AcrR family transcriptional regulator, which translates to MVRYTKEHKQVTRRRIIETAGRRFKQDGIDGSGISTLMADAGLTNGAFYAHFASKDDLVAHVVADQLSTQVASYDTLRPGRQGIEDLVREYLSPAHRDQLGTGCPSAALLDEIGRCEDQTKQAYTDGARNILDEIAARLSPENPRSARGKAIGLYTMLVVILRSGSPCRVR; encoded by the coding sequence GTGGTGCGCTACACCAAGGAGCACAAGCAGGTGACCCGGCGACGGATCATCGAAACGGCCGGCCGGCGATTCAAGCAGGACGGCATCGACGGTTCGGGGATCTCCACACTGATGGCGGACGCCGGCCTCACCAACGGGGCCTTCTATGCGCACTTCGCCTCCAAGGACGACCTGGTCGCCCACGTCGTCGCCGACCAGCTGAGCACGCAGGTCGCGAGCTACGACACCCTGCGTCCCGGCCGCCAGGGAATCGAGGACCTGGTCCGCGAGTACCTCTCACCCGCACACCGGGACCAACTGGGCACCGGCTGCCCCTCCGCCGCCCTACTCGACGAGATCGGCCGCTGCGAGGACCAGACCAAGCAGGCCTACACCGACGGCGCGCGGAACATCCTCGACGAGATCGCCGCCCGCCTGTCGCCCGAGAACCCGCGGTCCGCTCGCGGTAAGGCCATCGGGCTCTACACGATGCTGGTGGTCATCCTTCGAAGCGGTAGCCCATGCCGGGTTCGGTGA
- the kdpA gene encoding potassium-transporting ATPase subunit KdpA: protein MGPVLAGFLQLLALIGALALAYIPLGTYMARVYSTDKHWRVERWIYRGIGADPDTEMRWPAYLRGVLAFSAAGVLFLYLLQRLQGVLPGSLGFKAIDPDQAFNTAVSFVTNTNWQSYYGEQAMGHVVQTAGLAVQNFVSAAVGIAVAVALVRGFARSRTGELGNFWSDMVRGVTRILLPGAFLAAVVLVACGAIQNFSGIHEVGQFMGGSQQWNGGAVASQEAIKELGTNGGGYFNANSAHPFENPTPFTNLFEIFLLLVIPFALTRTFGLMVGSVKQGYAILATMASIWVGFTALMMWTEFAHHGPALQLAGGAMEGKEVRFGVGSSSIFAVSTTLTSTGAVDSFHSSFTGLGGGITMLGMMLGEIAPGGTGSGLYGMLIMAVIAVFIAGLMVGRTPEYLGKKIGTREIKLAACYILITPALVLVLTAVAMALPTPAHSMTNSGAHGFSEILYAYTSAANNNGSAFAGLNADTQWFNTTLGLAMVLGRFLPMVFVLALAGSLAEQKPVPETAGTLRTEKPLFTGLLVGAILIITGLTYFPALALGPLAEGLAS from the coding sequence ATGGGTCCCGTACTCGCAGGCTTTCTCCAACTGCTCGCTCTCATAGGCGCGTTGGCCCTCGCCTACATCCCCCTCGGCACCTACATGGCCAGGGTGTACTCCACGGACAAGCACTGGCGGGTCGAGCGGTGGATCTACCGCGGCATCGGCGCCGACCCCGACACCGAGATGCGCTGGCCCGCCTACCTGCGCGGAGTCCTCGCCTTCTCGGCGGCCGGTGTGCTGTTCCTCTACCTGCTCCAGCGGCTCCAGGGCGTCCTGCCCGGCTCGCTGGGCTTCAAGGCCATCGACCCGGACCAGGCCTTCAACACCGCCGTGTCCTTCGTGACCAACACCAACTGGCAGTCGTACTACGGCGAACAGGCCATGGGCCATGTCGTGCAGACCGCCGGACTCGCCGTGCAGAACTTCGTCTCGGCTGCCGTCGGCATCGCCGTGGCCGTGGCGCTGGTGCGCGGGTTCGCCCGGTCCCGCACCGGTGAACTGGGCAACTTCTGGTCGGACATGGTGCGCGGGGTGACCCGCATCCTGCTGCCGGGCGCCTTCCTCGCGGCCGTCGTGCTGGTCGCGTGCGGTGCCATCCAGAACTTCTCCGGGATCCACGAGGTCGGCCAGTTCATGGGCGGCTCGCAGCAGTGGAACGGCGGTGCGGTCGCCTCGCAGGAGGCCATCAAGGAGCTGGGCACCAACGGCGGTGGCTACTTCAACGCCAACTCGGCCCACCCCTTCGAGAATCCGACGCCCTTCACCAACCTCTTCGAGATCTTCCTGCTGCTGGTGATCCCGTTCGCGCTGACCCGCACCTTCGGGCTGATGGTCGGCAGCGTGAAGCAGGGGTACGCGATCCTCGCGACCATGGCGAGCATCTGGGTCGGGTTCACCGCCCTGATGATGTGGACCGAATTCGCCCACCACGGACCGGCGTTGCAGCTCGCGGGCGGGGCCATGGAGGGCAAGGAGGTGCGCTTCGGGGTCGGCTCCTCGTCGATCTTCGCGGTGTCGACCACGCTCACGTCGACCGGCGCGGTGGACTCCTTCCACTCCTCCTTCACCGGTCTCGGCGGCGGCATCACCATGCTCGGCATGATGCTGGGCGAGATCGCACCCGGCGGCACAGGCTCCGGCCTCTACGGCATGCTGATCATGGCGGTCATCGCGGTGTTCATCGCCGGGCTGATGGTCGGCCGTACGCCCGAGTACCTGGGCAAGAAGATCGGCACCCGCGAGATCAAGCTCGCCGCCTGCTACATCCTGATCACCCCGGCGCTGGTGCTCGTCCTCACCGCCGTCGCGATGGCCCTGCCGACCCCGGCCCACTCGATGACCAACAGCGGGGCGCACGGCTTCTCCGAGATCCTCTACGCCTACACGTCCGCCGCCAACAACAACGGCTCGGCCTTCGCGGGGCTGAACGCGGACACCCAGTGGTTCAACACCACGCTGGGGCTGGCCATGGTCCTGGGCCGCTTCCTGCCCATGGTGTTCGTGCTGGCGCTGGCCGGCTCGCTCGCCGAGCAGAAGCCGGTACCGGAGACCGCGGGCACCCTGCGCACCGAAAAGCCGCTGTTCACCGGGTTGTTGGTGGGCGCGATCCTCATCATCACCGGTCTGACCTACTTCCCGGCACTCGCGCTGGGCCCGCTGGCCGAGGGGCTGGCGTCATGA
- a CDS encoding response regulator transcription factor, which yields MTRVLVVEDDPQLVRALIINLQARRYGVDAAPDGATALRLAAARQPDVVMLDLGLPDMDGVEVIKGLRGWTRVPILVLSARQGSDEKVAALDAGADDYVTKPFSMDELLARLRAAVRRTEETPLTTGTTLVETADFTIDLLAKRAVRNGRDVRLTPTEWHLLEILVTSPGRLITQTYLLQEVWGVSQSNKTNYLRVYMAQLRRKLEADPAHPRYLVTEPGMGYRFEG from the coding sequence ATGACACGGGTGCTGGTGGTGGAGGACGACCCGCAGCTCGTACGGGCCCTCATCATCAATCTCCAGGCACGCCGGTACGGGGTCGACGCGGCCCCCGACGGAGCCACCGCGCTGCGGCTCGCGGCCGCCCGGCAACCCGATGTCGTGATGCTCGACCTGGGCCTGCCCGACATGGACGGCGTCGAGGTCATCAAGGGGCTGCGCGGCTGGACCCGGGTGCCGATCCTGGTGCTGTCCGCCCGCCAGGGCTCCGACGAGAAGGTCGCCGCGCTGGACGCCGGCGCCGACGACTACGTCACGAAGCCGTTCAGCATGGACGAACTCCTCGCCCGGCTGCGGGCCGCCGTACGGCGCACCGAGGAGACGCCGCTCACCACCGGGACGACGCTCGTCGAGACGGCGGACTTCACCATCGACCTGCTGGCCAAGAGGGCCGTCCGGAACGGCCGCGACGTACGCCTCACCCCGACCGAATGGCACCTGCTGGAGATCCTGGTCACCAGCCCCGGACGGCTGATCACACAGACGTACCTGCTCCAGGAGGTGTGGGGCGTCTCCCAGAGCAACAAGACCAACTACCTGCGGGTGTACATGGCCCAACTACGGCGCAAGTTGGAGGCGGACCCCGCCCACCCCCGCTACCTCGTCACCGAACCCGGCATGGGCTACCGCTTCGAAGGATGA
- a CDS encoding propionyl-CoA synthetase, which translates to MGTYEDVFRASTEDPERFWLQAAEGIDWDVAPHRALDSSGAPFYRWFPDGRLNVCFNALDRHVEAGRGEQPALVHDSPVTGTRRTYTYAQLRDEVAAFAGALAGLGVGHGDRVVIYMPMVPEAAVAMLACARIGAVHSVVFGGFAARELALRIDDAAPKVVVSASCGIEGKRVIAYKPLLDRAIELAAHKPLKSVILQRPQERAELGPDDLDWAELVATATPADCVPVPATDPLYILYTSGTTGKPKGVVRDCGGYAVALHWSMGAVYDVGPGETMFTGSDVGWVVGHSYIVYGPLLAGATTVLYEGKPVGTPDAGQFWRVAAEHRVKTMFTAPTAFRAIRKEDPKGTLTADHDLTGLRHLFLAGERLDPETYHWASALLDIPVIDHWWQTETGWPIVANPVGIEAAPVKPGSPTRPLPGWDVRVLDPSGEPVPAGVDGAIVVKLPLPPGALPTLWNDDDRYVASYLSAYDGYYLTGDSGHIDDDGYVFVMGRTDDVINVAGHRLSTGSMEEALATHPDVAECAVIGVADELKGQIPRGFVVLKAGTSREAAEVEAELVQLVRERIGAVASLKDVTVVAALPKTRSGKILRKTMRGIADGHDEPIPSTVDDPGVIETLRPVLRRSGHTS; encoded by the coding sequence ATGGGAACGTACGAGGATGTCTTCCGCGCCAGTACCGAGGACCCGGAGCGCTTCTGGCTGCAGGCGGCGGAAGGCATCGACTGGGATGTCGCTCCGCACCGCGCCCTGGACTCCTCGGGCGCGCCCTTCTACCGCTGGTTTCCCGACGGACGGCTCAACGTCTGCTTCAACGCGCTCGACCGGCACGTCGAGGCCGGCCGGGGTGAACAGCCCGCGCTCGTCCACGACTCACCGGTGACCGGCACCCGACGCACCTACACCTACGCGCAGTTGAGGGACGAGGTGGCGGCCTTCGCCGGAGCACTGGCGGGGCTCGGCGTGGGACATGGCGACCGGGTGGTCATCTACATGCCGATGGTCCCCGAGGCCGCCGTCGCGATGCTGGCCTGCGCACGGATCGGCGCGGTGCACTCCGTCGTCTTCGGCGGGTTCGCCGCACGCGAACTCGCCCTGCGCATCGACGACGCGGCCCCCAAGGTCGTGGTCTCCGCCTCGTGCGGCATCGAGGGCAAGCGCGTGATCGCGTACAAACCCCTGCTCGACCGGGCGATCGAACTCGCGGCACACAAGCCGCTGAAGAGTGTCATCCTGCAACGCCCGCAGGAGCGGGCCGAGTTGGGGCCCGACGATCTCGACTGGGCCGAACTGGTCGCCACCGCGACCCCGGCCGACTGCGTTCCCGTCCCCGCCACCGATCCCCTCTACATCCTCTACACGTCCGGAACGACCGGAAAACCCAAGGGAGTCGTCCGCGACTGCGGCGGCTACGCGGTCGCCCTGCACTGGTCGATGGGCGCGGTCTACGACGTGGGCCCCGGCGAGACCATGTTCACCGGCTCCGACGTCGGCTGGGTCGTCGGGCACTCGTACATCGTCTACGGGCCCCTGCTGGCCGGCGCCACGACCGTCCTGTACGAGGGCAAGCCGGTCGGCACACCGGACGCAGGCCAGTTCTGGCGCGTGGCCGCCGAACACCGGGTCAAGACCATGTTCACCGCCCCCACCGCCTTCCGTGCCATCCGCAAGGAGGACCCGAAGGGAACGCTCACCGCCGACCACGACCTGACCGGCCTGCGCCACCTCTTCCTCGCCGGCGAACGCCTCGACCCCGAGACCTACCACTGGGCGAGTGCTCTCCTGGACATCCCGGTGATCGACCACTGGTGGCAGACCGAGACCGGCTGGCCCATCGTCGCCAACCCGGTCGGCATCGAGGCCGCTCCCGTCAAACCCGGCTCCCCCACCCGCCCGCTCCCGGGCTGGGACGTCCGTGTCCTCGACCCCTCGGGCGAGCCCGTGCCCGCGGGCGTCGACGGCGCGATCGTCGTGAAGCTCCCCCTGCCGCCCGGCGCGCTGCCCACCCTCTGGAACGACGACGACCGCTACGTCGCCTCCTACCTCTCCGCCTACGACGGGTACTACCTCACCGGCGACAGCGGCCACATCGACGACGACGGCTACGTCTTCGTCATGGGCCGCACCGACGACGTCATCAACGTCGCCGGGCACCGGCTGTCCACGGGCAGCATGGAGGAGGCCCTGGCCACCCATCCCGACGTCGCCGAATGTGCCGTCATCGGCGTGGCCGACGAACTCAAGGGCCAGATCCCGCGCGGCTTCGTCGTCCTGAAGGCCGGGACGAGCCGCGAAGCGGCCGAGGTCGAGGCGGAACTCGTCCAGCTCGTCCGCGAGCGCATCGGCGCCGTCGCCTCCCTCAAGGACGTCACGGTCGTGGCCGCCCTCCCCAAGACCCGCTCGGGAAAGATCCTGCGCAAGACGATGCGCGGCATCGCCGACGGCCACGACGAACCCATCCCCTCCACCGTGGACGACCCCGGCGTCATCGAGACCCTGCGCCCGGTGCTCCGCCGGAGCGGTCACACATCGTGA
- a CDS encoding VOC family protein — protein sequence MAVFGAVQVNLWCEDVERCAAFFRSLGMPEKFRFPASGEPHQVEVEAAGVRIGLSSARVGSELFGIATTPGENTEVVLWCDDVDGAHQRALDAGGELVKSPTDSPDGRLRFSWLRDPEGHRVKLVQERG from the coding sequence ATGGCGGTGTTCGGGGCGGTCCAGGTCAACCTGTGGTGCGAGGACGTGGAGCGCTGCGCGGCGTTCTTCCGAAGCCTCGGGATGCCGGAGAAGTTCCGCTTCCCGGCCAGCGGTGAGCCCCATCAGGTCGAGGTGGAGGCGGCCGGTGTCCGGATCGGGTTGAGCTCGGCACGGGTGGGCAGCGAGCTGTTCGGCATCGCCACGACGCCAGGGGAAAACACCGAGGTCGTGTTGTGGTGCGACGACGTCGACGGCGCGCATCAGAGGGCGCTCGATGCGGGAGGCGAGTTGGTGAAGAGTCCGACCGACTCACCGGACGGACGGCTCCGTTTCTCCTGGCTGCGTGATCCTGAGGGGCACCGTGTGAAGCTCGTACAGGAACGCGGCTGA